One window of Rasiella rasia genomic DNA carries:
- a CDS encoding CopD family protein, which translates to MEYNYIKSLHLIFVITWFAGLFYIVRLFVYQIEAQQKESPAREILSEQYKIMTKRLWYIITWPSMILATGFAVWLLALRPFWITDAWMQVKLGFVVALIIYHIKCHLIFKAHYNGVYKYSSNWMRMFNEGATLILFSVVFLVILKNAVNWIYGTLGIVVFAILVMLGIKMYKRIREK; encoded by the coding sequence ATGGAATACAATTATATAAAATCACTGCACCTAATCTTTGTCATTACTTGGTTTGCAGGCTTATTTTATATCGTTAGATTGTTTGTTTACCAGATTGAAGCACAGCAAAAAGAGAGTCCGGCACGTGAGATTTTAAGCGAGCAATACAAAATAATGACCAAGCGTCTGTGGTATATTATTACCTGGCCGTCTATGATTTTGGCTACGGGTTTTGCGGTTTGGTTGTTGGCATTGCGTCCTTTTTGGATTACAGATGCCTGGATGCAAGTAAAACTAGGTTTTGTAGTGGCGCTAATTATCTACCATATAAAATGTCACCTTATTTTTAAAGCACATTATAACGGTGTGTACAAGTACAGCTCTAATTGGATGCGTATGTTTAATGAGGGCGCCACGCTCATCTTATTTTCTGTGGTGTTTTTGGTGATACTAAAAAATGCTGTTAACTGGATCTACGGTACGCTTGGGATTGTGGTATTTGCTATTCTAGTCATGTTAGGTATTAAAATGTACAAGCGTATTAGAGAAAAGTAA